The stretch of DNA AGGCGAAGAAAAGATCCAGCTTATCGCTGCTGACGGAGCAACCAGATTTGAATTTCTCATGGCTGATGAAATGATAAATCTGGAGACTGATAAGGATTTAAGAATATCTGCGGCAGGTAAAATCATGATTGAAGCGGAAGAAGCGGAGTTATCCCTATCAGGAGGATTGCAAGCTACAGCCGATGGTATATCCATAGAAAGTGATTCTGATGTAAGTCTTACGGCCTCTGACAATATGAATGTCGAAGGATCCTCAGTCAAACTCAATTAAGGAGAGCTTATTATGATACTCACCTACCAGGACTTAGATAAAGTCCGTCGGGAAAAGTATGATCCTTCTGATATCAGTTCAAGGGATAACTATCTACGTAATTACCCACCTAGCATGATCACAACAACCATTGGTATTGTAGAGAACAACAGTGATCCCGATGGATT from Spirochaeta cellobiosiphila DSM 17781 encodes:
- a CDS encoding phage baseplate assembly protein V, coding for MILTYQDLDKVRREKYDPSDISSRDNYLRNYPPSMITTTIGIVENNSDPDGLGRLRVRLPLVSNALTPWIFQVQPFASKGYGTWFNP